From a single Miscanthus floridulus cultivar M001 chromosome 8, ASM1932011v1, whole genome shotgun sequence genomic region:
- the LOC136470601 gene encoding uncharacterized protein, producing MAVSGPSFRLYNDIRAALALDQEAGDLLQQLTSGALDAPWRAEDGLLLHGKRVFIPAHGDLRHQPPYTAASVARAFFDGIVCLHGFPTSIVSDRDPVFTSNLWRDLFKLCRCEAALEYGIPSTDGWAVRGGQPDHCDAQQYAKRYYDGHHRDVSFAVGDWVLLCLLHRPMQVLVTHSKGKLRPRYAGPFMVLERIGPVAYRLQLLAGARLHDVFHVSQLKAYTGAPPAALVPLPPVQDGRLLPAPERVLRAQLRRGEWRVLVQWQGLPVDDATWEPLAEFKEQYPEVQLEDELFDEAGRDVMIGIQYKRRNRSNSG from the exons ATGGCTGTGTCTGGGCCCTCCTTCCGCCTCTACAACGACATCAGGGCAGCCTTGGCGCTGGACCAGGAGGCCGGTGACCTCCTCCAGCAGCTGACCAGTGGGGCGCTGGATGCCCCGTGGCGCGCCGAGGACGGCTTGCTGCTCCATGGCAAGCGTGTCTTCATCCCGGCCCATGGCGACCTACGTCACCAG CCACCCTACACGGCTGCGTCGGTGGCGCGCGCCTTCTTCGATGGCATTGTGTGCCTCCACGGCTTCCCCACCTCCATCGTCAGCGACCGCGACCCCGTCTTCACCAGCAATTTGTGGCGTGATCTCTTTAAGCTTTGCAGGTGTGAAGCAGCGCTTGAGTACGGCATTCCATCCACAGACGGATGGGCGGTCCGAGGTGGTCAACCAGATCATTGTGAT GCACAGCAGTACGCCAAGCGGTACTATGACGGGCATCATCGCGACGTGTCCTTCGCGGTGGGCGACTGGGTGCTTCTGTGCCTCCTCCACCGTCCTATGCAGGTCCTCGTCACGCACTCGAAGGGCAAGCTCCGGCCACGCTACGCTGGGCCGTTCATGGTGCTCGAGCGCATTGGGCCGGTGGCCTACCGTCTACAACTTCTGGCCGGCGCTCGCCTTCATGACGTCTTCCATGTCAGTCAGCTGAAGGCTTACACGGGAGCTCCCCCGGCTGCTCTAGTTCCTCTTCCGCCGGTGCAGGATGGCCGCCTTCTTCCAGCGCCTGAGCGGGTGCTGCGCGCTCAACTCCGTCGCGGCGAGTGGCGCGTTCTTGTCCAGTGGCAGGGGCTTCCGGTGGATGATGCGACATGGGAGCCGCTGGCAGAATTCAAGGAGCAGTATCCTGaggtccagctcgaggacgagctgtttgacgaggcggggagagatgttatgatcgGTATACAGTACAAGAGGCGCAACCGGTCCAATAGTGGCTGA
- the LOC136474877 gene encoding uncharacterized protein: protein MGQVPPPAGGSTEEGVVVAADAIATPAPDAGDPELVQQRKGNRKKKKKKRRKRPRVPTEQEVAARRSVLSWACPGREAVGDYEAADAGRRRPRVAVELHAHSARSDGSLSPADLVERAHRNGVKVLALTDHDTMAGVPEAVEAAKQYPIRIIPGVEISAVHSPSGDETGAEEPVHILAYYGAWGPAKPQELERFLASIRDGRYARANQMLLKLKDLGMPMKLEDVCKIAGNGVAPGRLHVARAMVYAGYVENLRQAFSRYLYDGGPAYATGSEPNGKSVVQLVCRTGGVAVLAHPWALKNTAAVVKDLKAAGLHGIEVYRSDGKVSGLSDLADTYNLLKLGGSDFHGRDDKEEPDVGSVDLPVLAVLNFLEVAKPVWHNAIREMFASTRISKRTTDMNGSKRLRRVSSAGDLCILCLSSEDEELTDAPEVEVLRAEVADIVLTHQSIF, encoded by the exons ATGGGGCAGGTGCCTCCTCCCGCAGGTGGTTCCACCGAGGAGGGCGTGGTCGTGGCGGCGGATGCCATTGCCACGCCAGCGCCGGACGCCGGAGATCCGGAGCTAGTACAGCAGAGGAAGGgtaataggaagaagaagaagaagaagaggaggaagaggccgaggGTGCCAACGGAGCAGGAGGTAGCCGCGCGGAGGTCCGTGCTCAGCTGGGCCTGCCCTGGTCGCGAAGCGGTGGGCGACTATGAGGCGGCCGATGCTGGCAGGCGGCGGCCGCGCGTGGCGGTGGAGCTGCACGCGCACTCGGCGCGCAGCGACGGCTCGCTCTCGCCTGCCGACCTCGTGGAGCGCGCACACCGGAACGGG GTGAAAGTGCTTGCGCTGACTGATCACGACACTATGGCCGGCGTCCCAGAAGCCGTGGAAGCGGCAAAGCAATATCCAATCAGGATTATCCCTGGCGTCGAGATCAGCGCCGTGCACTCGCCTAG TGGTGACGAAACGGGAGCTGAGGAACCTGTGCACATACTTGCATACTATGGTGCCTGGGGGCCTGCTAAACCTCAAGAGTTAGAAAGGTTTCTGGCCAGTATCAGGGATGGCCGGTATGCGCGCGCCAACCAGATGTTACTGAAACTTAAGGACCTTGGCATGCCAATGAAGCTGGAAGATGTCTGCAAGATAGCAGGGAATGGAGTCGCTCCAGGCCGACTACATGTGGCCCGGGCCATGGTTTATGCTGGATATGTGGAGAATCTAAGGCAGGCCTTTAGCAGGTATTTGTACGATGGAGGACCAGCTTATGCCAC AGGTAGTGAGCCCAATGGAAAATCTGTGGTGCAACTAGTTTGTCGAACAGGGGGTGTAGCAGTTTTAGCTCATCCATGGGCACTGAAAAACACTGCTGCTGTGGTAAAGGATTTGAAAGCTGCTGGTTTGCATGGTATTGAGGTTTATCGGAGCGATGGGAAAGTATCTG GATTGAGTGATCTAGCAGATACTTACAATCTTCTGAAGCTTGGTGGATCAGACTTCCATGGACGAGATGACAAGGAAGAACCTGATGTGGGAAGTGTTGATCTTCCGGTCTTGGCCGTTTTAAATTTTCTTGAGGTAGCTAAGCCAGTCTGGCATAATGCAATCAGGGAAATGTTCGCAAGTACTCGTATCTCTAAAAGGACAACTGATATGAATGGATCCAAACGACTTCGACGGGTTAGTTCCGCTGGCGATTTATGCATTCTGTGCCTTTCTTCTGAAGACGAGGAGCTAACAGATGCTCCGGAGGTTGAGGTCCTACGAGCAGAAGTTGCGGACATTGTCCTCACTCATCAGTCCATTTTTTAA